AACCGGTGGTTGCTTGGCGTCCGGTGGAGCCTTTGCGGGGCCAGGGCGGCTTCAAAAGCCTTCCCCGGGAGGCCAGCGGCGTAGAGGAGGATGTTCCCCGCTGGTTCTGGGGGAAGGACCCCCGGCCTTCCCAAACGGAGCCGGACCGTGCATGCCCTGTTCCCAATCATCAAAAACGGTGTTTTTATGGATGAGCGCTCGACGTTCTCCGGCAGGATCCCTGGAAGACGAGCGAAGGCTGGTGGAGCGGGCCCGGCGGGATCCCGAGGCCTTCGGAGAGCTGTATCTTCGCTACGTCCGCTCGATTTACAACTACATCTTTTATCGGACCGGCGATCCCGAGGAAGCGGAGGATCTGACCAGCCGGGTCTTCCTGCAGGCGCTGCAGCATCTGCCCCGGTTCCGGGAAAGAGGCCTCCCCTTCGCGGCATGGTTGTTTCGCATCGCCCATAACCTGGTGGCCAACTGGCATCGGGATCGCCAGCGCCATCCCGTTTTCCCCCTCTCGGAGAACGGACACGAGCGGAGCGCCGAACGGGTGGAAGCCGCCCTGGAACGCCAGGAGGAACGGGAACAGCTGCTGAAGGCCATCCGACGCCTGCCGCCGGACCGGCAGCAGTTGCTGATCCTGAAGTTCGTGGAGGGGCTTTCCAACGCGGAAATCGCCCGGATCATGGGGCGAACCGAAGGGGCGATCCGGGTGCTGTATCATCGCACGCTGGAAGCGCTCCGAAAGGAGCTGACCCGGGAACGTTAGGCCATCGCAAGATCACGCCTTTCGATCGCGCTGGCCGGGTCGCTTTTCAGACACCCTCTTCCCAATGGACCGGTCATCCCCATAGAACTCTACCGGAGGATCCCATGCCGGATCTGGCCTGCTGGCTGGAGCTTCACGCCGCGCGGTTGCGGCAGGGATTTCGAGGAGAAGCGGCTTACCCGCTGCCTCCCCTGGCGTTTTCCCCTCCGGAGCGGGAGCTGTTCCAGCTCGCCGAGCGGCTGGCGGAAGCCCTGCGCCCGGTGGAGCCCCGACCGGTCTGGGTGGCCTCTCTCTATGAGCGCCTGATGGGAGAGGCCGATCGGCGGCACCGGATTCCGGACCCATCTCCATTGCGCTCCAGGTGGTGGCTGGGGGTGATGGTGGGCACCGCAGCCCTGGGCGTATGGGCCTATCGCCGGCTTCACGCCGCGCGGCCCTGACGGGATCTTCTCCCTTCATCCCCGTGGCCCGATGGACTACGGCGATCCCTTTTTCTCGCCCTCTCCCCATCAAGAGGGGTGGGGAGCGGAAACCCCGGACAGGAGGACGGAAATGTATAGCCGGATCGCGGGGTGGGGAATGGCGGTTCCCCAGCGGGTGTTAACCAGCCGGGAGCTGGCTCAGCAGTTGCACACCACCGAGGAATGGATCCTCACGCGAACAGGGATCCGGGAGCGGCGGGTGGCGGGGCCGGGCGAGACCATGTCGGACCTCTCGGTGGCCGCGGCCCGGGAGGCGATGGCCCGCGCGGGCATCCTTCCTC
This DNA window, taken from Thermoflexus sp., encodes the following:
- a CDS encoding sigma-70 family RNA polymerase sigma factor; protein product: MSARRSPAGSLEDERRLVERARRDPEAFGELYLRYVRSIYNYIFYRTGDPEEAEDLTSRVFLQALQHLPRFRERGLPFAAWLFRIAHNLVANWHRDRQRHPVFPLSENGHERSAERVEAALERQEEREQLLKAIRRLPPDRQQLLILKFVEGLSNAEIARIMGRTEGAIRVLYHRTLEALRKELTRER